From a single Alkalihalophilus pseudofirmus genomic region:
- a CDS encoding helix-turn-helix transcriptional regulator: MQTTISNESITFIMTDASLEGKIKEYFSKYQYIKVDYISIKSEGEIKEFLKDMKENTRKQKDQYKKYIWVISENEQEIAEEILLMGQASIVAKENGSLEQSIEYSIKYYPCLDLPFQKNILMTVYNYNKPHKREDLSVCLGDCTDFNQTEKDIIYYLLQGKTADQIAAQTFNSVHTINNNIVKIKRKLNVHSKIEIITHFVKQKIG; encoded by the coding sequence ATGCAAACTACTATATCAAATGAGTCCATCACCTTTATAATGACTGATGCTTCCTTAGAGGGTAAAATCAAAGAATATTTCTCTAAATATCAATATATCAAAGTTGATTATATAAGTATAAAAAGTGAAGGTGAAATAAAAGAATTTTTAAAAGATATGAAGGAGAACACAAGGAAGCAAAAAGATCAGTATAAGAAATACATCTGGGTTATAAGTGAGAATGAACAAGAAATCGCAGAAGAAATTCTACTCATGGGGCAGGCAAGTATAGTTGCAAAAGAGAACGGATCCCTGGAACAATCAATCGAATATTCCATAAAATACTATCCGTGTTTAGATTTACCTTTTCAAAAGAATATTCTTATGACGGTATATAACTATAATAAGCCTCACAAAAGAGAGGACTTATCGGTTTGTCTTGGTGACTGCACCGATTTTAATCAGACTGAAAAAGATATTATATATTATTTGTTACAAGGAAAAACTGCAGATCAAATTGCAGCCCAAACGTTTAATTCTGTACATACAATTAATAATAATATAGTAAAGATTAAACGCAAATTAAACGTACATTCAAAGATAGAAATAATTACTCACTTTGTTAAACAGAAAATAGGTTGA
- the csrA gene encoding carbon storage regulator CsrA, translating into MLVLTRRLQEVIQIGDDIEIKILAIEGDQIKLGIDAPRNIEIHRKEVYLEIQKENHEAGRKVSLEGLKGFIKGDFT; encoded by the coding sequence ATGCTTGTTCTGACACGACGATTACAAGAGGTTATTCAAATTGGTGATGATATAGAGATTAAAATTCTGGCAATTGAAGGAGATCAAATTAAGCTAGGTATTGATGCTCCAAGAAATATTGAAATTCATCGCAAAGAAGTGTATTTAGAAATTCAAAAAGAAAACCATGAAGCCGGAAGGAAAGTATCTTTAGAAGGATTAAAAGGTTTTATTAAAGGAGACTTCACTTAA
- the fliW gene encoding flagellar assembly protein FliW, which translates to MKIETKYTGTIEIEANQLIRFEKGIPAFEEEKSFVLLPFEEGTPFYVLQSTNTQEVAFIVINPFQFVPGYQVKLPDSTIEQLDIQSEEEVATFVMLTVKEPFEKTTANLQAPVIINAAKQKGKQLLLSNTDYLTKHQIFNQHVKGEA; encoded by the coding sequence TTGAAGATTGAAACCAAATATACAGGGACAATTGAAATAGAAGCGAACCAATTGATTCGTTTTGAAAAGGGCATTCCGGCATTTGAAGAAGAAAAGTCTTTTGTTTTGCTTCCATTTGAAGAAGGGACGCCATTTTATGTGCTCCAATCAACGAACACGCAAGAAGTCGCTTTTATTGTCATTAATCCATTTCAATTTGTACCGGGCTATCAAGTGAAGCTGCCAGATTCAACGATTGAGCAGCTAGACATTCAATCGGAAGAAGAAGTGGCGACATTCGTAATGCTGACAGTGAAAGAACCGTTTGAAAAGACAACCGCTAATCTGCAAGCACCTGTTATTATTAATGCTGCCAAACAAAAAGGAAAGCAGCTCTTACTAAGCAACACGGACTACCTCACGAAACATCAGATCTTTAATCAGCATGTGAAAGGAGAGGCGTAA
- a CDS encoding DUF6470 family protein has product MRVPHIAIQSTDAYIGIRANRSHPQIKQHNADLQIRQTHTGMIEINTKSAELSIDQTQAFAEANLKTPFRLADEFYQRAQQKAAEHLTKRRQHGDQMMKIENGFGALGRLAKVNSEKPQGQLQTVNMPRSVSSTKIHFEPAQVSFRVPNHQTDIKVNRREPDIHMPKWQTETYVKQKNSISFQAVGAAVDSSL; this is encoded by the coding sequence GTGAGAGTCCCGCATATAGCCATTCAATCGACAGATGCTTATATCGGTATCAGAGCTAACAGATCTCACCCTCAAATCAAACAGCATAACGCTGACCTGCAAATTAGACAGACTCATACAGGGATGATTGAGATTAATACAAAATCTGCTGAGCTATCTATTGATCAAACACAAGCCTTTGCTGAGGCTAATTTGAAAACTCCATTTCGTCTTGCTGATGAATTTTATCAACGAGCTCAACAAAAAGCAGCTGAACATCTTACAAAAAGACGTCAACACGGCGATCAAATGATGAAAATAGAAAATGGCTTTGGAGCCTTAGGTAGATTAGCTAAAGTTAATAGCGAAAAGCCCCAAGGCCAGCTTCAAACAGTGAACATGCCTAGATCTGTCTCGAGTACCAAAATTCATTTTGAGCCAGCGCAGGTTAGCTTCCGCGTGCCTAATCATCAGACTGATATTAAAGTGAACCGTAGAGAGCCGGACATCCATATGCCGAAATGGCAGACCGAAACGTATGTAAAACAAAAAAATAGCATCTCCTTTCAAGCCGTTGGAGCTGCTGTTGATTCAAGCTTATAG